AGGTGTCACAACACGTTCTTCTCTTCTCTAAGTTCTCCCTAGTCTAAAGAGTATTTTGTATAGCCTAGTCGTTTAAGATTAAATCACGTCTACAACTCTATCTTATGTATTGGGTGAAAAAGATGAAACTCATTTGTTATCTACATGTGATTGTCCCACATTGAAGAAAGAAAAAGTACAATTTCTTAAGTTAACAATATGATTTGATTGCAAAGATTGGTTATCAGATATGAAAGTGCATCTGCAATTGTGCAGCTTCATATGATTTAGCATTTTGTTGATTTACTCATTAAGTGTTTAGCATGCATGATCATTTTTAACTTCTGCTCACCAGGTGTTTGATTTAATGTCTGCATGAATCAGGGATGGCATACTGACGCGTAGGCAAACTTAATTCTTAGCTCTGCGCAATAATCCTTTACGGGTGTGCAATCAAACTGTGTCCCATGATCAAAGACCAAACTTTCTGGGATGCCAAATCTTGTGACGATGTTTCTCCAGATGAAGTCTTTCATTCGCTTGACTGTTATGCTCTTTGTGGGCTCTGCTTCtatccatttggtgaaataatccACTGCCACGATCAAGTATTTTCTTCCTCCACTCGCGGCTGTAAACGGACCCAGgatgtccattccccactgAGCGAATGGTATGGGATTGATGATTGGTTGTAGATCATTTGAGGGCTGATTGATTACTGgagcgaacttttggcatttgtcGCACTTTTTCACATATGACTGCGAGTCACTCACCATGGTTGGCCAATAGTACCCTGCTCTGAGAGCTTTTAAGGCTAGTGTTCTACCTCCAATGTGATTACCACATATTCCCTCATGAATTTCTTCAATGATCCTCTGTGACTCCTCTGTTGAGACGCATCTCAGCCATGGTGTTAAAACTCGGCCGAGTTAACTCGGTGCGCCCGAGTTAACTCGGGTTTTGAGTTTGGCGATACGATACGGGGCGAGTTATCACGCCGTGTTTGAATAAGGCGAGATTTCGGCCGATTTGACCGGTACGGTCTAAAATCGGCCGCATTTACCTTTCCAACCGAGTTATGATAAGATTCGATTGTTTTTCAAGTTTGCAGAGATAAGATTCGTATTGTCTTTGTCTCCCCAATAATGGTGGTCTACTGGTATAAAGCAGGTGAAACAGAAGAAAGAGGACAAAGGTGGATAAAGGAGAGGAAGCTGCTATAAATATACAACAATCAAACCAAATCTTATcaagcaattaaaaaaaaactcaaaacatACCAGGAAGCTGCTTTTtacaaggaagaagaagaaggtggAGCCGGAGCCGGAGGAGCAAAGGTCCGATCAATCTTGAAGAATATTGTAGGGttccattgaaattttgaaggGGGACTAATGCCATCTTTGTTTGtaagtttgatttttattttctcgATCCCCATCTCTGTAAGtttgagttttagttttttttttctttttcttatggGTATGTCGGTAGGTAATAAGAAGAAGAGAAAGTGTGGGGCTTTGACCATAATTATCTTTATTTGAATAGTGGAATTTATGTTTTTTGGAATCTAAACTAAGTACTAATGAGACTAGTcacattattattttattgttattgtactatatttatttatttttggattCATAAAGTAATTTTATTGTTGCTACACTGCTACTTTTATCTGTACTAGACTATTAGATTCCTTCAACAAGAGCAATGTGctttattgatttttaattttaggTGTAATTATCTCATATTATTGCGTATTctcatattaatttaatttatattaAATAAATGTTAAACACCTTAATAAGTGCAATATCAATTAACAATTCTATATGACAATATTACTTATAAATTAGatgatttaattttattttcagaagGTTTAATaaatggcatctaaagacgaagATATTGGGTGGAAATTTGGTGAAGCAGTTGATGGAAATAAGCGTAAAGTAAAATGTAAATTTTGTCACAAAATAATTAGTGGGGGTATAACAAGACTAAAGCAACATTTGGCTCACAAATCGGGTGATGTAGCTCCATGTGGAAGTGTATCGGTTGATGTTAAAAGAGAGATAATGGCACTTCTAATGCAAACAAAGGATAAAAAGACGGAAAAAAACCGAATGACTAGAGATTTTGAAGATGAAATAGTAAGATCGATGAATCGTCCAATAGATGATGATgacgacgatgatgatgatcctGAATTGGAGTATGCTTTAAGACAAAGTAGAACCCAGCATCAATTTGATCATACTCGTGAAGCATATGAGCATAATAGAAGTGGTTTCTATGATAGAGGAGGTAGTAGTGGTTATATTCCTCCACAAATGACTAGATCATTTTCAGTTGGAGTTGGGAGAGGGAGAAACACACCATTCGAACCGGCATCATCTCCTTTAGCAAGATTAAGGGCACGTGAAATTGAACTAGAAAAGGATTGCACAAATCAAAAGCAATCAAAACTGAGTACTTCGTTTTTGAAGAAGGCAAAAAAGTCTATCATAAAAGCATTTGGAAATTTTATGATTGATGCTAATCTACCATTCAGGGCAATTGAGTCTCCTTATACTAATCCTCTCATGGACACTATACGTGCATGTCCTAATGTTCGAGCTCCTTCGGCGTATGATATAGCACAGGTAATGTTAAATACATcacattaattattttaattcgtGTTAGCTTTATATTTACTAATATcatacaataatattatttatatattttatatttaggTATATCTACCCGATGAAGTAAAAGAGATGAAAGAGTAATCATTTGAGACCGTTTGGAACGAAAGGGGTGTGACAATAATGTGTGATGGTTGGTCAGGTCCAACCAACATGCACATTATTAACTTCCTTGTGTACTCGGTTCGTGGCACTGTCTTTCATAAGTCAATTGATGCTACCAATGTGTATTGTAGAGATGCAGACTACTACTTTAAGCTAATGGAAAGAGTAGTAGAAGAGATATGTGAAGATAAGGTTGTCCAAATAGTGACAGACAATGAAGCTTGTGTGAAGGCTGCTGGAAAGAAACTAATGGATAGATTCCCCCATTTATATTGGACTTCTTGTGCAGCACATTGTTTAGATCTTCTATTGGAAGATATTGGTAAGAAAAGCACAATTAAGCCTATTATAGACCGAGCAAGAAAGATTACACAGTTCATATATAAGTATAAATAGGCAATTGATTACATGAAGAAGTTCACTAATGGTAGAGAACTCACACGTCCCGGCATCACACGATTTGCCACACAATTTATAATGCTAGAAAGTGTTGTGAGGCATAAGAGTGCCTTGCAAAACATGTTTGACTCTAGTCGATGGACAATGTCAAGATATGGCAAAATGAATGATGCCTTGGCCGTTGAAGTTCGTGAGACTTTGTCTAAAACTCCTTCAACTGATGTCGCAAGATTTTGGGTAAAAGCCGACGAGATATTGAAAATACAAGAGCCCATTTTGAAAGTATTAAGACTTGTTGACGGAGACCAACAATGGGCTACATATATGAGGCGATGGAGCGatgtaagcttgcaataaaaaaCGATTGTGAACACTATAAGCGTTATTGGACTATGGTAGACAAAAGGTGGGACTCCAATCTACATACAGACTTACATTCAGCAGGTAATGTTTTTATTCTTCTCCCTTACATGAATATcatataaacaataaataatcaaaTTCATGATCGTCATTGTTAGGATGTTTCTTAAACCCTGAATACATGTATGGAGCAACACATATTGGAACAGATAGAGAGCTCTTAAAAGGGGTGAGAAGTGTGATATTGAGAATAGAGCGGGATCCAGATGCACAAATCAAGGCACTCCAACAAGTAAGTACTATAGTTGActaaattaaaattataattcatttttaaaatatattaacaAACAGGCAATACGCAGATTTATTGGTACCGTGATAAGAATGAGAGTTTCGGTAGTAATTCGGCACAACGGGCAGTAAAAAAAATGGATCCAGGTATAATATTATTTACGCTAATTCATTTTAAGTTACTATAATTGCaattttttaaatatatttgttttattctttttgtattgttttatgCAGCTATGTGGTGGATGACATATGGTGAAAGTACCCCTGAACTAAAGAAAATTGCAGTGAGAGTTTTAAGTCAaaccacatcatcatcaaatTGTGAAAGAAACTGGAGTATGTGGAGTCTAGTTCATACTAAAATAAGAAATAGGTTGAAATACCAAAGGCTCCATCAAATTGTTTACCTTCGTTGCaacatgaaattaaaaatgaGGCATTTGAGGAGGCATGGTAATGATGAGCTCAATGCCAGTTATGAtccaattaatttggattacaTATTTGATGTCGAAGATCCATTAAATGAGTGGCTAGAGGAATCTGAAGCACCTGTTTTTGAAGGAGATAATATGAGTTGGCTAGACgaatatgatgatgatgatggcgacgacgatggtggtggtggtgctagTCAAGGTTCAATTCATTTAAGCACCGATCCAAGTCAACAAGCTGGTGCTAACAATCAATCTATTTTAACTCCACCAAGTAGTGACGATGGAGATGACGATAATGCTGGTAACACTCATGGTGAAAATGCATTTGACCAATCTTATTCAAATGAACAAATTGAGCGCTTTCCGAACCCACGAGACTCTACATCTGAAAGACAATACCCCCAAACGTTTCAAAGACGTACAAGGGCAAGACAACCTTCAAATGAACCACTAGATAGTGAGTCATGGAATGGATTGTCTACAAATGTGTTTCCATCCGAGTCGGTAAATTCTACATCTCAAGGTCCTACCTCCCAAGATTACAATTACCAAGATAATTTTCCTGATGATTGCAATTACCAGGGACCAAGTGTAGGCGACTTTGGTTATTATGAACCGCAACCTCCAGATGGCGTTTATGTCAATAACCATGGCACGATTAATTATGGGGGTGTTCATTATCATCAACCATCATATTATGGTAGTGGTAGTGGCAACTCAAGTCAAAATGAATCACCATGGGCAGATGGTACGGGGTCATACTTTTTTGGGGACTATGGAAGAAATAACAACAATGAGGATACCCAAACAATTCCGCCGCGTAATTCCTTTTGGTATTAATTTTTAGTTTTCGAGAATTTAAgtcatttaattaaataaaacattTTCGTCGTGCGTTGTAAACTTGTAATATCTAATCGGTAGCAATTGTATTATTGTACAAATATTAGAGTTGATGTAATAATGTATAATGTTATTAATAGGCTTTCTATTGTGTGTCAATTATAAACCAAGCCTTTAGCTATAAGCTTAGATTGGAacgaaacaaaaataaaatataaaagaacaaaaagggataaaaagaaaaaaagaaaaagataatAAAAAAGCAGAAAATTGGATTTGTAAATGATAGCTGCCAGCTCTTTACTCTTACTCTCCATCTATTTGTAACTTAGGCGCCAATTATTTGACATTAGGCGCCAAAACTTAGCAACTAGGCCCACAAAAAATAAAGATCAACTGAATACTACTCTTCCATACTCCCTTAACTTCCATTCTCTTTCCTCTCCACTCGCCATTGCAACGCAACTCGCAAGCACTGAAGTCTGAAGCTCATCTTGTCCGCTTCTTCTGGTAAACTTCCTTTTGTTTTTTCCCCTTGAGGCTTTTAATTGTTTTCGTGAATTTTATGTGCTTTCCTTAAGATTTGCGTGTGTTTCCTTTTTGTTGGATCTTACTTTCAATTATAGGATGAGAAGTAGTAAATTAGTATTACCTAAaatgttataattaaataaaattttgggttaaaatcattaaaaaaatcACCTAAAAAATCATTAAGTTAAATTCCTACCGTGACAACCGCGACCCGATCCGCGACGAACGCATCATTTCCGTTACCGATACACCGCGACCGAACCCGCGACCGCGACCGATACCGCATTTTCGATCCATGATCTCAGCAGGGGTAGGGAGAAGGATTTCTTGTACAATCTTCCCTGGTAGATTACAAACCAGTGTTCGTTTCGTTTTATCTTCTTCTGTTCTGGCTCTGCTGTAGGGAGACCCTGCCCAGCTTGTATGATACTATACTGTCGTACCACTGAGGCTCTGTGTTGATGGCATTTACCACAGGCCTTCTATCGATACTATTTTCTTCCTGTACTTCCACCAACACTGTTCTTTCAAGGTCTTGCAGCGAAGAGCTTGCTAATTTTGAGAGAGCGTCTGCTTGGCTATTCTCTGCTCTGGGGACCAACTGAATCTCGAAGCTCTCCGACTGGGCTACCGCTTCTTTTATCAGTGCCAGATACCTCTGCATGGACGGTTCTCGAGCTTCATACTCGCCTCTATACTGACTGGCCACTAACTGGGAATCTGTTTTTAACACGATTTTCTTAGCATCCGTTGCCTTGCACATTTGAATGCCTGCGATCGCTGCTTCATACTCTGCTTCATTATTTGaggctttgaacttgaactttatGGCATATTAAAAAACATTGCCTTCTGGTGAAGTCATTATAATGCCTGCTCCTGACCCTGTAACTGCGGCTGAGCCATCTACATATATCTGCCAGGTCCCCAGAGGCTCCTCTTCCTCTTCATAGGATGCCTCAGCTATGAAGTCTGCTAGTGCCTGTGCCTTTATGGCCGTTCTTGGCCTGTATTCAATGTCGTACTCTGAGAGTTCTACCGCCCATTTCAATAGTCTGCCTGAGGTATCCAGCCTTTGCAACGATTTCTCTAGAGGCTGATTGATTAGTACTTGTACCTTGTGAGCGTCAAAGTATGGTTTCAGCTTCCTGGCAGCTATCATAATCGCgaaggccattttttcgatcaggGGGTACCTTTGCTCTGCGGGGTTGAGAATGTGACTGATGAAATATACTGGCTATTGGACCTTGTCCTTTTCCACTATTAAGGCTGCTGCTACAGTCTTTTTGGAGGCAGAGATGTATAATTGCAAAACATCTCCTACTTCTGGTCTGGCTATGGTTGGGAGGCTCTTCAGATGATTCTTTACCTCCGCGAATGCCTTTTCCTGCTCTTCTTCCCACTTAAACGTTTTGTTGCCTTTCAGTACTTGGAAAAAAGGGAGGGATCTGTCTGCAGACTTACTGATAAAACGAGTGAGTGTTGCCATCTTTCCAGTTAATCTCTGTATATCTCGTATGTTCTTTGGCTCTGGCAAGTTGAGTATGGCCTCTACTTTTTCTGGGTTGGCATCTATTCCCCTTTCACTGACCAGGAATCCCAAGAATTTTCCTGACTTAACACCGAACACACATTTCTTTGGGTTTAATTTCATACCGTACTGTCTCAACGTAGCAAATGTTTCCCGCAAATCTGCGATGTGGTCGGCCTCTTTTTTGCTCTTGACTATGGAATCATCCACGTATACTTCCACATTTCGGCCCTTTTGCCGTGCAAATATCTTATCTACAAGCTTCTGGTAAGTTGCACCCGCATTTTTTAGGCCGAATGGCATAGCCTTGTAGTTATAAACTCCAGCGTCTGTGATGAAAGCAGTCTTCTTACGATCTGATTTGAATAAACTGATCTGATGGTAGCCGGAAAATGCATCCATGAAACTCAAGAGAGCGTGTCCACTGGTAGAATCAACCAGCTGATCTATCCTGGGCAATGGGTAACAATCCTTCGGACAGGCCTTGTTTAGGTCTGTGAAGTCTACACACATCCTCCATTGGCCATTTGCTTTTTTTACCATCACAACGTTAGCCAGCCATTCTGGGTAATCGCATTCTTCTATAAACTTGGCTGCTAGCAATTTGTTGATTTCTTCTTGGATGGCTACATTCTTCTCTGCCGAAAAAGTtctcttcttttgtttcactGGCCTAACTTCTCTACTGACATTCAGTCTATGGACCATGATACTGGGGTCAATCCCTGGCATTTCGTCCGCTGAGAAAGCAAATATGTCTGCGTGCTCTCTCAGCAGACCAATGATGTTCACTCTGAGGGATAGATCTACGTCTGTGCCAATTCGAACCATCCTGTCTGTCACCCCTTCCTCTAAATCTATCTCCTCAGTTTCGTCAGTTGACGTGGGTTCCAACAGACCTTCTTCCCGATGCTCGAAGTTTCCATGCTTAGCAACTTGTCTTTTTTACGCTCTGCTCTCTTTCTTTTTCGAGATTGGGGAAGTTCTTCTTCTGCCAGTGGTGGGGGTCTGGGTGGTTGTTTTAGCGCTGTGTGGTAGCACTTCTTAGCCTGCTCCTGACTGCCTTTGACCTTGGCTGAGCGGCCATCATTTGTCGTATACATCATGGTGAGGTGATAAGTAGAGACTACAGCCCCTGCGTCATGATTGAATGGTCTGCCAAGAATGACGTTGTAGGCTGCAGGGACTTTCACAATCATGAAGTCTACCATGATGTCCTTGATATCCTTCCCTTGGCCAATCTGCACTGGCAAACTGACTATCCCCTCTGGTATCACTGTGGCTCCTGTGAATCCGATTACTGGGTAATTGACTGGCTTTACGTATTTCTCATCAATTTGCAACTCTTGGAAAGCAGGCCAGAACAAGATGTTTGCAGAGCTACCTCCGTCTATCAGAATACGGTGAATTTTTCTGTTTGCTACGTTCAGGGCTAGTACCATAGGGTCGTCATGGGGGTATATTATGCCTTCACAGTCCTCCTCTGTGAAAGTGCACTGCGGGATTTTTGGAGGGGCAGGCCACCTGCCAGAATTATGGTAATTAACCTGGTGTTTGAATTCGCTCACACTGGCCTTGGCACCGCTAACAGTGGTTCCTGCGTAAACTGGCCCTCCTGTTATGACCAAAATGTCGCCCATCCTCTTTTGGTCTGCTGGGTAGCTTTGCTTGGGTTCCACCTTCTTATTGTCAGACCTATTATCATTATCTCTATTCTCATAGGTCCTGCTATACGAGCTTTTTGCTTTGAACTGAGTCAAGTATCCCTTCCGGATCAGATCTTCGATATTATCCTTCAAATGAGTGCATTCTTCTGTGAGGTGGCCATGATCTCTGTGAAAGTCACAGTACTTTTTTGGGTCCCTGTATTTGTTGTACATTTTGGGAGGTCTCTGCCACTTCTCGTCTTCTTTGCTGATGGCAAAAATTTGAGTTCTGGATGCCACTAAGGAGGTATATTCATTGAACTTCCCCCTCTTTTCAGTTTTGAATTCGTTACCTCTGCCTCTGCCTGGTCCCTGCCAGTCTTTTCTGGGCTGTGGGTTTTCTCTTCTGTCTGGGTATTCTTTT
This Spinacia oleracea cultivar Varoflay chromosome 6, BTI_SOV_V1, whole genome shotgun sequence DNA region includes the following protein-coding sequences:
- the LOC110798650 gene encoding uncharacterized protein produces the protein MAQSWFGKIPKCTITSFRQLAILFRTQYVANIARERMTGELMSVIQGPQESLGEYISRFNMEASNIPKLQQEVAVLAMMTGLRDGEFKSYLGRKSFTTLAEVLGKANEFIKSEEIGRATSRRYVASENNYGSQSKKEPYKKEYPDRRENPQPRKDWQGPGRGRGNEFKTEKRGKFNEYTSLVASRTQIFAISKEDEKWQRPPKMYNKYRDPKKYCDFHRDHGHLTEECTHLKDNIEDLIRKGYLTQFKAKSSYSRTYENRDNDNRSDNKKVEPKQSYPADQKRMGDILVITGGPVYAGTTVSGAKASVSEFKHQVNYHNSGRWPAPPKIPQCTFTEEDCEGIIYPHDDPMVLALNVANRKIHRILIDGGSSANILFWPAFQELQIDEKYVKPVNYPVIGFTGATVIPEGIVSLPVQIGQGKDIKDIMVDFMIVKVPAAYNVILGRPFNHDAGAVVSTYHLTMMYTTNDGRSAKVKGSQEQAKKCYHTALKQPPRPPPLAEEELPQSRKRKRAERKKDKLLSMETSSIGKKVCWNPRQLTKLRR
- the LOC130462945 gene encoding uncharacterized protein, with translation MASKDEDIGWKFGEAVDGNKRKVKCKFCHKIISGGITRLKQHLAHKSGDVAPCGSVSVDVKREIMALLMQTKDKKTEKNRMTRDFEDEIVRSMNRPIDDDDDDDDDPELEYALRQSRTQHQFDHTREAYEHNRSGFYDRGGSSGYIPPQMTRSFSVGVGRGRNTPFEPASSPLARLRAREIELEKDCTNQKQSKLSTSFLKKAKKSIIKAFGNFMIDANLPFRAIESPYTNPLMDTIRACPNVRAPSAYDIAQVYLPDEVKEMKE
- the LOC130463894 gene encoding uncharacterized protein; translated protein: MGYIYEAMERCKLAIKNDCEHYKRYWTMVDKRWDSNLHTDLHSAGCFLNPEYMYGATHIGTDRELLKGVRSVILRIERDPDAQIKALQQIYWYRDKNESFGSNSAQRAVKKMDPAMWWMTYGESTPELKKIAVRVLSQTTSSSNCERNWSMWSLVHTKIRNRLKYQRLHQIVYLRCNMKLKMRHLRRHGNDELNASYDPINLDYIFDVEDPLNEWLEESEAPVFEGDNMSWLDEYDDDDGDDDGGGGASQGSIHLSTDPSQQAGANNQSILTPPSSDDGDDDNAGNTHGENAFDQSYSNEQIERFPNPRDSTSERQYPQTFQRRTRARQPSNEPLDSESWNGLSTNVFPSESVNSTSQGPTSQDYNYQDNFPDDCNYQGPSVGDFGYYEPQPPDGVYVNNHGTINYGGVHYHQPSYYGSGSGNSSQNESPWADGTGSYFFGDYGRNNNNEDTQTIPPRNSFWY